One Takifugu rubripes chromosome 2, fTakRub1.2, whole genome shotgun sequence genomic region harbors:
- the grhl1 gene encoding grainyhead-like protein 1 homolog isoform X2, translating into MSQEHDNKRAVLVLQNEPGYGGQRRSFTTEDEAWKSFLENPLTAATKAMMSINGDEDSAAALGLLYDYYKVPREKRTIPQNKPEALICDVDPNKRHQLQAGHSITSLHDVGMENKIQVVKGPFNILQLAQDKRSQFSSPDTTVTVSIATVPNYPPIKTEVPSHSFSVTMPNNCAETDGHAGVFERQLAHNGVQFSPSTQSCTPPDSTFPESFKDSSQEVFSFPGELQLRMSSIASEEYPQFDAAPGNNFEYTLEASKSLRQKTGDGTMTYLNKGQFYPITLREIDNKGIQQPITKVRSVVMVVFGEEKCRDDQLKHWKYWHSRQHTAKQRCLDIADYKESFNTIGNIEEISYNAISFTWDTSDEAKIFISVNCLSTDFSSQKGVKGLPLNLQIDTYSYNNRSNKPIHRAYCQIKVFCDKGAERKIRDEERKQSRRKGKVAELNSALAFADVKVPILQKRNDVTIFKMMTDFETQPILFIPDIHFSTFQRHPFSTEEGEESSGMKRLPFSDDEFASPPNKMAREEEPKKVLLYVRKETEEVFDAVMLKDPSLKGLVEAISEKYELPLEKIGKVYKKCKKGILVHMDDNIIRHYSNEDTFQITMEELGGMYKLTLTEI; encoded by the exons ATGTCACAGGAGCATGACAA CAAGCGGGCGGTCCTCGTTCTCCAGAACGAGCCGGGTTACGGGGGCCAACGCCGCTCCTTCACCACTGAGGATGAAGCCTGGAAATCCTTCCTGGAGAATCCTCTGACGGCAGCCACCAAGGCCATGATGAGCATAAACGGAGACGAGGACAGCGCGGCAGCTCTGGGCCTCCTCTACGACTACTACAAG GTGCCcagggaaaaaagaacaatacCCCAGAACAAGCCAGAAGCGCTCATCTGTGACGTGGATCCCAACAAGAG ACACCAGCTCCAGGCCGGACACTCCATAACATCACTGCACGATGTCGGGATGGAGAACAAGATCCAGGTGGTCAAGGGGCCCTTCAATATTCTGCAGCTGGCCCAGGACAAAAGGAGCCAGTTCTCCTCACCAG ACACGACAGTCACAGTCTCCATCGCCACCGTGCCAAACTACCCGCCCATCAAGACGGAGGTGCCGAGCCACAGCTTCTCCGTGACCATGCCCAACAACTGCGCCGAAACCGACGGCCACGCGGGCGTCTTCGAGCGCCAGCTCGCTCACAACGGGGTCCAGTTCAGCCCCAGCACCCAGTCGTGCACGCCGCCCGACTCCACCTTTCCCGAGAGTTTCAAGGACAGTTCCCAGGAG GTGTTCTCCTTCCCAGGGGAGCTCCAGTTACGCATGTCCTCCATAGCATCTGAAGAATATCCTCAGTTTGACGCTGCGCCAGG GAATAACTTCGAGTACACCCTCGAGGCGTCCAAGAGTCTTCGTCAGAAGACGGGAGACGGGACCATGACCTACCTAAACAAGGGCCAGTTTTACCCCATCACCCTCAGGGAGATCGACAACAAAGGGATACAGCAACCCATCACCAAAGTCAGG AgcgtggtgatggtggtgttcGGGGAGGAGAAATGCAGAGACGATCAGCTCAAACACTGGAAATACTGGCACTCCAGACAGCACACAGCCAAGCAGAGGTGCCTGGACATCG CCGACTACAAAGAGAGCTTCAACACCATTGGAAACATCGAGGAGATTTCCTATAACGCCATTTCCTTCACCTGGGACACCAGCGATGAGGCCAAA ATCTTCATCTCTGTCAACTGTCTGAGCACAGACTTCTCCTCTCAGAAGGGTGTGAAGGGTCTCCCTCTGAACCTGCAGATCGACACCTACAGCTACAACAACCGCAGCAACAAGCCAATTCACCGCGCCTACTGCCAGATCAAGGTGTTCTGCGACAAGGGAGCCGAGAGGAAGAtcagggatgaggagaggaagcagtCCCGTCGGAAAGGGAAGGTGGCCGAGCTCAACTCTGCCCTGGCCT TCGCGGATGTGAAAGTGCCCATCCTCCAGAAGCGCAACGACGTGACCATCTTCAAAATGATGACGGACTTCGAGACCCAGCCTATCCTGTTCATCCCCGACATTCACTTCTCCACCTTCCAGCGCCAC ccattctcaacagaagaaggagaggaaag ctcaggcaTGAAGAGATTACCCTTCAGTGACGATGAGTTCGCTTCACCTCCAAACAAAATGGCAAGAGAGGAGGAACCAAAGAAAG TCCTCCTATATGTGCGTAAAGAAACAGAGGAGGTGTTCGATGCCGTCATGCTGAAGGATCCAAGCCTGAAAGGCCTGGTGGAAGCT ATCTCAGAGAAGTATGAGCTGCCTTTGGAAAAGATCGGAAAAGTCTATAAGAAGTGCAAGAAAGG CATTCTGGTTCACATGGATGACAACATCATCAGGCACTACTCCAATGAAGACACCTTCCAGATCACcatggaggagctggggggCATGTACAAGCTCACCCTTACTGAAATCTGA
- the grhl1 gene encoding grainyhead-like protein 1 homolog isoform X1: MSQEHDNKRAVLVLQNEPGYGGQRRSFTTEDEAWKSFLENPLTAATKAMMSINGDEDSAAALGLLYDYYKVPREKRTIPQNKPEALICDVDPNKRHQLQAGHSITSLHDVGMENKIQVVKGPFNILQLAQDKRSQFSSPDTTVTVSIATVPNYPPIKTEVPSHSFSVTMPNNCAETDGHAGVFERQLAHNGVQFSPSTQSCTPPDSTFPESFKDSSQEVFSFPGELQLRMSSIASEEYPQFDAAPGNNFEYTLEASKSLRQKTGDGTMTYLNKGQFYPITLREIDNKGIQQPITKVRSVVMVVFGEEKCRDDQLKHWKYWHSRQHTAKQRCLDIADYKESFNTIGNIEEISYNAISFTWDTSDEAKIFISVNCLSTDFSSQKGVKGLPLNLQIDTYSYNNRSNKPIHRAYCQIKVFCDKGAERKIRDEERKQSRRKGKVAELNSALAFADVKVPILQKRNDVTIFKMMTDFETQPILFIPDIHFSTFQRHPFSTEEGEESSSGMKRLPFSDDEFASPPNKMAREEEPKKVLLYVRKETEEVFDAVMLKDPSLKGLVEAISEKYELPLEKIGKVYKKCKKGILVHMDDNIIRHYSNEDTFQITMEELGGMYKLTLTEI; encoded by the exons ATGTCACAGGAGCATGACAA CAAGCGGGCGGTCCTCGTTCTCCAGAACGAGCCGGGTTACGGGGGCCAACGCCGCTCCTTCACCACTGAGGATGAAGCCTGGAAATCCTTCCTGGAGAATCCTCTGACGGCAGCCACCAAGGCCATGATGAGCATAAACGGAGACGAGGACAGCGCGGCAGCTCTGGGCCTCCTCTACGACTACTACAAG GTGCCcagggaaaaaagaacaatacCCCAGAACAAGCCAGAAGCGCTCATCTGTGACGTGGATCCCAACAAGAG ACACCAGCTCCAGGCCGGACACTCCATAACATCACTGCACGATGTCGGGATGGAGAACAAGATCCAGGTGGTCAAGGGGCCCTTCAATATTCTGCAGCTGGCCCAGGACAAAAGGAGCCAGTTCTCCTCACCAG ACACGACAGTCACAGTCTCCATCGCCACCGTGCCAAACTACCCGCCCATCAAGACGGAGGTGCCGAGCCACAGCTTCTCCGTGACCATGCCCAACAACTGCGCCGAAACCGACGGCCACGCGGGCGTCTTCGAGCGCCAGCTCGCTCACAACGGGGTCCAGTTCAGCCCCAGCACCCAGTCGTGCACGCCGCCCGACTCCACCTTTCCCGAGAGTTTCAAGGACAGTTCCCAGGAG GTGTTCTCCTTCCCAGGGGAGCTCCAGTTACGCATGTCCTCCATAGCATCTGAAGAATATCCTCAGTTTGACGCTGCGCCAGG GAATAACTTCGAGTACACCCTCGAGGCGTCCAAGAGTCTTCGTCAGAAGACGGGAGACGGGACCATGACCTACCTAAACAAGGGCCAGTTTTACCCCATCACCCTCAGGGAGATCGACAACAAAGGGATACAGCAACCCATCACCAAAGTCAGG AgcgtggtgatggtggtgttcGGGGAGGAGAAATGCAGAGACGATCAGCTCAAACACTGGAAATACTGGCACTCCAGACAGCACACAGCCAAGCAGAGGTGCCTGGACATCG CCGACTACAAAGAGAGCTTCAACACCATTGGAAACATCGAGGAGATTTCCTATAACGCCATTTCCTTCACCTGGGACACCAGCGATGAGGCCAAA ATCTTCATCTCTGTCAACTGTCTGAGCACAGACTTCTCCTCTCAGAAGGGTGTGAAGGGTCTCCCTCTGAACCTGCAGATCGACACCTACAGCTACAACAACCGCAGCAACAAGCCAATTCACCGCGCCTACTGCCAGATCAAGGTGTTCTGCGACAAGGGAGCCGAGAGGAAGAtcagggatgaggagaggaagcagtCCCGTCGGAAAGGGAAGGTGGCCGAGCTCAACTCTGCCCTGGCCT TCGCGGATGTGAAAGTGCCCATCCTCCAGAAGCGCAACGACGTGACCATCTTCAAAATGATGACGGACTTCGAGACCCAGCCTATCCTGTTCATCCCCGACATTCACTTCTCCACCTTCCAGCGCCAC ccattctcaacagaagaaggagaggaaag cagctcaggcaTGAAGAGATTACCCTTCAGTGACGATGAGTTCGCTTCACCTCCAAACAAAATGGCAAGAGAGGAGGAACCAAAGAAAG TCCTCCTATATGTGCGTAAAGAAACAGAGGAGGTGTTCGATGCCGTCATGCTGAAGGATCCAAGCCTGAAAGGCCTGGTGGAAGCT ATCTCAGAGAAGTATGAGCTGCCTTTGGAAAAGATCGGAAAAGTCTATAAGAAGTGCAAGAAAGG CATTCTGGTTCACATGGATGACAACATCATCAGGCACTACTCCAATGAAGACACCTTCCAGATCACcatggaggagctggggggCATGTACAAGCTCACCCTTACTGAAATCTGA
- the grhl1 gene encoding grainyhead-like protein 1 homolog isoform X3 — protein MMSINGDEDSAAALGLLYDYYKVPREKRTIPQNKPEALICDVDPNKRHQLQAGHSITSLHDVGMENKIQVVKGPFNILQLAQDKRSQFSSPDTTVTVSIATVPNYPPIKTEVPSHSFSVTMPNNCAETDGHAGVFERQLAHNGVQFSPSTQSCTPPDSTFPESFKDSSQEVFSFPGELQLRMSSIASEEYPQFDAAPGNNFEYTLEASKSLRQKTGDGTMTYLNKGQFYPITLREIDNKGIQQPITKVRSVVMVVFGEEKCRDDQLKHWKYWHSRQHTAKQRCLDIADYKESFNTIGNIEEISYNAISFTWDTSDEAKIFISVNCLSTDFSSQKGVKGLPLNLQIDTYSYNNRSNKPIHRAYCQIKVFCDKGAERKIRDEERKQSRRKGKVAELNSALAFADVKVPILQKRNDVTIFKMMTDFETQPILFIPDIHFSTFQRHPFSTEEGEESSSGMKRLPFSDDEFASPPNKMAREEEPKKVLLYVRKETEEVFDAVMLKDPSLKGLVEAISEKYELPLEKIGKVYKKCKKGILVHMDDNIIRHYSNEDTFQITMEELGGMYKLTLTEI, from the exons ATGATGAGCATAAACGGAGACGAGGACAGCGCGGCAGCTCTGGGCCTCCTCTACGACTACTACAAG GTGCCcagggaaaaaagaacaatacCCCAGAACAAGCCAGAAGCGCTCATCTGTGACGTGGATCCCAACAAGAG ACACCAGCTCCAGGCCGGACACTCCATAACATCACTGCACGATGTCGGGATGGAGAACAAGATCCAGGTGGTCAAGGGGCCCTTCAATATTCTGCAGCTGGCCCAGGACAAAAGGAGCCAGTTCTCCTCACCAG ACACGACAGTCACAGTCTCCATCGCCACCGTGCCAAACTACCCGCCCATCAAGACGGAGGTGCCGAGCCACAGCTTCTCCGTGACCATGCCCAACAACTGCGCCGAAACCGACGGCCACGCGGGCGTCTTCGAGCGCCAGCTCGCTCACAACGGGGTCCAGTTCAGCCCCAGCACCCAGTCGTGCACGCCGCCCGACTCCACCTTTCCCGAGAGTTTCAAGGACAGTTCCCAGGAG GTGTTCTCCTTCCCAGGGGAGCTCCAGTTACGCATGTCCTCCATAGCATCTGAAGAATATCCTCAGTTTGACGCTGCGCCAGG GAATAACTTCGAGTACACCCTCGAGGCGTCCAAGAGTCTTCGTCAGAAGACGGGAGACGGGACCATGACCTACCTAAACAAGGGCCAGTTTTACCCCATCACCCTCAGGGAGATCGACAACAAAGGGATACAGCAACCCATCACCAAAGTCAGG AgcgtggtgatggtggtgttcGGGGAGGAGAAATGCAGAGACGATCAGCTCAAACACTGGAAATACTGGCACTCCAGACAGCACACAGCCAAGCAGAGGTGCCTGGACATCG CCGACTACAAAGAGAGCTTCAACACCATTGGAAACATCGAGGAGATTTCCTATAACGCCATTTCCTTCACCTGGGACACCAGCGATGAGGCCAAA ATCTTCATCTCTGTCAACTGTCTGAGCACAGACTTCTCCTCTCAGAAGGGTGTGAAGGGTCTCCCTCTGAACCTGCAGATCGACACCTACAGCTACAACAACCGCAGCAACAAGCCAATTCACCGCGCCTACTGCCAGATCAAGGTGTTCTGCGACAAGGGAGCCGAGAGGAAGAtcagggatgaggagaggaagcagtCCCGTCGGAAAGGGAAGGTGGCCGAGCTCAACTCTGCCCTGGCCT TCGCGGATGTGAAAGTGCCCATCCTCCAGAAGCGCAACGACGTGACCATCTTCAAAATGATGACGGACTTCGAGACCCAGCCTATCCTGTTCATCCCCGACATTCACTTCTCCACCTTCCAGCGCCAC ccattctcaacagaagaaggagaggaaag cagctcaggcaTGAAGAGATTACCCTTCAGTGACGATGAGTTCGCTTCACCTCCAAACAAAATGGCAAGAGAGGAGGAACCAAAGAAAG TCCTCCTATATGTGCGTAAAGAAACAGAGGAGGTGTTCGATGCCGTCATGCTGAAGGATCCAAGCCTGAAAGGCCTGGTGGAAGCT ATCTCAGAGAAGTATGAGCTGCCTTTGGAAAAGATCGGAAAAGTCTATAAGAAGTGCAAGAAAGG CATTCTGGTTCACATGGATGACAACATCATCAGGCACTACTCCAATGAAGACACCTTCCAGATCACcatggaggagctggggggCATGTACAAGCTCACCCTTACTGAAATCTGA
- the klf11b gene encoding Krueppel-like factor 11b isoform X1: MKDVFQENGWLCGCLGGSVAHCGSQSKRRRHDSEQSVSNGTSGLEYTDLEAAEVLVCMSSWGQGHYLGGNRPTPCKPRPLTPASDSCDSILPPDLPEPPKDFVSLSSLCMTPPHSPSFAESLTLQAGSGVSVSSQQPGPSPSHSCQPQPCRAMVTSVIRHTADSTPFQQHIPAAPNPEKTRDRVTSGGACQQQQGQSAAKIDQPNPPPPPQAPHAPTLLTTHYSKAELASPSKPSSDSTSTVPTHIISTPPPAVSATLSPPSVTSPQIICQMFPVSSQSGIISAFIPGPVQASGTGLQTTSAISTAAAPVQQPLIVGSAVPQGTVMLVLPQSSVPQAPHCPQTVVTLGNTKLLPLAPAPMYVPSGISSSQTATKMDFSRRRNYVCNFPGCRKTYFKSSHLKAHLRTHTGEKPFSCSWDGCDKRFARSDELSRHRRTHTGEKKFVCPVCDRRFMRSDHLTKHARRHMTTKKIPSWQADVQSLNKMAARQTPPTKPGLAPLSMLVPASSK, encoded by the exons ATGAAGGACGTTTTCCAGGAGAATGGATGGCTGTGTGGGTGTCTGGGTGGTTCTGTG GCTCATTGCGGGTCCCAGTCCAAGAGAAGAAGGCACGACAGTGAACAGTCTGTCTCTAACGGAACGTCTGGCCTGGAGTACACGGATCTGGAGGCGGCTGAGGTCCTGGTGTGCATGAGTTCTTGGGGCCAGGGCCACTACCTCGGAGGCAACAGGCCGACACCTTGCAAACCCCGACCGCTCACTCCGGCGTCAGACTCCTGTGACTCAATCTTGCCCCCAGACCTTCCAGAGCCCCCCAAAGACTTTGTGTCCCTCTCATCCTTG TGTATGACCCCCCCTCACAGCCCCAGCTTTGCCGAATCCTTAACGCTCCAGGCGGGCTCCGGCGTCTCCGTATCCTCCCAACAACCTGGGCCGAGCCCCTCCCACTCATGTCAGCCGCAGCCTTGCAGAGCCATGGTGACCAGCGTCATCCGCCACACGGCAGACAGCACCCCCTTCCAACAACACATTCCAGCGGCCCCCAACCCAGAGAAAACAAGAGACAGAGTCACGTCAGGAGGGgcctgccagcagcagcagggacagaGCGCCGCAAAGATTGATCAGCCGaacccacctccacctcctcaggcTCCACATGCACCCACATTACTCACTACCCACTATTCCAAAGCAGAGCTAGCCAGTCCCTCCAAACCCTCTTCGGACAGTACCTCAACCGTACCCACTCACATCATCAGCACCCCCCCTCCAGCTGTTTCCGCAACCCTGTCCCCACCTTCCGTCACCAGCCCGCAGATAATTTGCCAGATGTTCCCTGTCAGCAGCCAATCGGGTATAATCTCAGCCTTCATCCCCGGCCCGGTTCAGGCGTCCGGTACTGGCCTTCAGACCACCTCCGCCATCTCAACTGCTGCAGCGCCCGTTCAGCAGCCCCTCATCGTGGGCTCAGCGGTGCCCCAGGGGACGGTGATGCTGGTCCTCCCTCAGTCCTCAGTCCCTCAGGCCCCTCACTGCCCGCAGACTGTCGTGACCCTGGGCAACACCAAACTGCTACCTCTGGCCCCAGCTCCCATGTATGTGCCATCAGgaatcagcagcagccaaacaGCCACAAAGATGGACTTTTCCCGCAGGAGGAACTACGTCTGCAACTTCCCAGGCTGCAGGAAGACGTATTTCAAGAGCTCCCACCTCAAagctcacctgaggacacacacag gcgAGAAGccattcagctgcagctgggaCGGCTGTGACAAGAGGTTCGCTCGCTCCGATGAGCTGTCGCGTCACCGGCGGACGCACACCGGCGAGAAGAAGTTCGTGTGCCCCGTGTGCGACAGGAGGTTCATGCGCAGCGACCACCTCACCAAACATGCACGCCGCCACATGACCACCAAGAAGATTCCCTCCTGGCAGGCCGACGTTCAGAGCCTGAACAAAATGGCTGCTAGACAGACACCTCCTACAAAACCTGGCCTTGCCCCGCTAAGCATGCTGGTGCCTGCCAGTTCCAAGTAG
- the klf11b gene encoding Krueppel-like factor 11b isoform X2 → MPARKFREMESNEAHCGSQSKRRRHDSEQSVSNGTSGLEYTDLEAAEVLVCMSSWGQGHYLGGNRPTPCKPRPLTPASDSCDSILPPDLPEPPKDFVSLSSLCMTPPHSPSFAESLTLQAGSGVSVSSQQPGPSPSHSCQPQPCRAMVTSVIRHTADSTPFQQHIPAAPNPEKTRDRVTSGGACQQQQGQSAAKIDQPNPPPPPQAPHAPTLLTTHYSKAELASPSKPSSDSTSTVPTHIISTPPPAVSATLSPPSVTSPQIICQMFPVSSQSGIISAFIPGPVQASGTGLQTTSAISTAAAPVQQPLIVGSAVPQGTVMLVLPQSSVPQAPHCPQTVVTLGNTKLLPLAPAPMYVPSGISSSQTATKMDFSRRRNYVCNFPGCRKTYFKSSHLKAHLRTHTGEKPFSCSWDGCDKRFARSDELSRHRRTHTGEKKFVCPVCDRRFMRSDHLTKHARRHMTTKKIPSWQADVQSLNKMAARQTPPTKPGLAPLSMLVPASSK, encoded by the exons ATGCCAGCGCGCAAATTTCGGGAGATGGAGTCAAATGAG GCTCATTGCGGGTCCCAGTCCAAGAGAAGAAGGCACGACAGTGAACAGTCTGTCTCTAACGGAACGTCTGGCCTGGAGTACACGGATCTGGAGGCGGCTGAGGTCCTGGTGTGCATGAGTTCTTGGGGCCAGGGCCACTACCTCGGAGGCAACAGGCCGACACCTTGCAAACCCCGACCGCTCACTCCGGCGTCAGACTCCTGTGACTCAATCTTGCCCCCAGACCTTCCAGAGCCCCCCAAAGACTTTGTGTCCCTCTCATCCTTG TGTATGACCCCCCCTCACAGCCCCAGCTTTGCCGAATCCTTAACGCTCCAGGCGGGCTCCGGCGTCTCCGTATCCTCCCAACAACCTGGGCCGAGCCCCTCCCACTCATGTCAGCCGCAGCCTTGCAGAGCCATGGTGACCAGCGTCATCCGCCACACGGCAGACAGCACCCCCTTCCAACAACACATTCCAGCGGCCCCCAACCCAGAGAAAACAAGAGACAGAGTCACGTCAGGAGGGgcctgccagcagcagcagggacagaGCGCCGCAAAGATTGATCAGCCGaacccacctccacctcctcaggcTCCACATGCACCCACATTACTCACTACCCACTATTCCAAAGCAGAGCTAGCCAGTCCCTCCAAACCCTCTTCGGACAGTACCTCAACCGTACCCACTCACATCATCAGCACCCCCCCTCCAGCTGTTTCCGCAACCCTGTCCCCACCTTCCGTCACCAGCCCGCAGATAATTTGCCAGATGTTCCCTGTCAGCAGCCAATCGGGTATAATCTCAGCCTTCATCCCCGGCCCGGTTCAGGCGTCCGGTACTGGCCTTCAGACCACCTCCGCCATCTCAACTGCTGCAGCGCCCGTTCAGCAGCCCCTCATCGTGGGCTCAGCGGTGCCCCAGGGGACGGTGATGCTGGTCCTCCCTCAGTCCTCAGTCCCTCAGGCCCCTCACTGCCCGCAGACTGTCGTGACCCTGGGCAACACCAAACTGCTACCTCTGGCCCCAGCTCCCATGTATGTGCCATCAGgaatcagcagcagccaaacaGCCACAAAGATGGACTTTTCCCGCAGGAGGAACTACGTCTGCAACTTCCCAGGCTGCAGGAAGACGTATTTCAAGAGCTCCCACCTCAAagctcacctgaggacacacacag gcgAGAAGccattcagctgcagctgggaCGGCTGTGACAAGAGGTTCGCTCGCTCCGATGAGCTGTCGCGTCACCGGCGGACGCACACCGGCGAGAAGAAGTTCGTGTGCCCCGTGTGCGACAGGAGGTTCATGCGCAGCGACCACCTCACCAAACATGCACGCCGCCACATGACCACCAAGAAGATTCCCTCCTGGCAGGCCGACGTTCAGAGCCTGAACAAAATGGCTGCTAGACAGACACCTCCTACAAAACCTGGCCTTGCCCCGCTAAGCATGCTGGTGCCTGCCAGTTCCAAGTAG